ACGGACTTACGCCGAAAGAGGCAACTTATAAAGCCATGCGTGAAGTGTCGGGCCCGATTGTAGCGATTGCCCTTACCTTGTCAGCGGTGTTTGTGCCGTTGGCATTCGTCAGTGGCCTCACTGGTGAGTTCTTTAAGCAGTTTGCGCTTACTATCGCTATTTCTACGGTGATCTCTGCTTTCAATTCACTGACATTGTCTCCTGCGCTTGCATCCATACTGCTAAAGAGCCATGGCGCTAAAAAGGATATTTTCCAGCGCACCATTGATCGTTTATTTGGCTGGTTCTTCAAACGCTTTAACCAGGTATTTCGTCGTGGCTCCAACTCTTATGGCGCTGGCGTGACTGGGGTACTGAAGCGTAAGAGCCTGATGCTGGTGATCTATGCAGTCTTGATCGCCGCGATCGTTGCATTGATCCATATCGTACCTAGTGGCTTTATTCCTGGGCAGGATAAACAGTACCTGGTGAGCTTTGCCCAGTTGCCAGATGCTGCGTCATTGGATCGTACTGAAGGTGTGATCCGTGAGATGAGTGATATCGCGCTTAAACATCCAGGCGTGGAATCAGCGGTGGCGTTCCCTGGTCTTTCGATCAACGGGTTCACCAATAGTCCAAACTCCGGCATTGTGTTCGTCACCCTGAAACCGTTCGAAGAACGTACTGGTAAAGACCAGACTGGCTTTGCCATCGCCCAGCAACTGAACCAGAAATACGGCAGCATCAAGGGCGCATTCATCGCTGTGTTCCCGCCGCCGCCAGTGCAGGGCTTGGGTACTATCGGTGGCTTCAAGTTCCAGATACAGGATAGAGCCGCCCTTGGTAATGTGGCGCTGAACGATGCACTGCAAGCCTTTATGGCAAAAGCACGTGCAGCACCTGAACTAGCTGGCATGTTTTCAAGCTACCAGATCAATGTGCCGCAACTATATGCCGATGTTGATCGTACCCATGCACAGCAGTTGGGTGTGTCGATCCCTGATGTATTCGATACCTTGCAGATTTACCTGGGCTCGCTCTACGTCAACGACTTCAACAAGTTCGGTCGAACATACCAAGTACGTGTGCAGGCAGATGCGCAGTTCCGCGCGCATGCTGAAGACATCGGCTTGTTGAAAACGCGCAATAACAAAGGCGATATGGTGCCGCTGTCATCTATGTTGAAAATGACCCAGAGCTATGGTCCTGACCGTGCGATGCGCTATAACGGCTTCCCAGCTGCTGACGTCAATGGTGGTGCAGCGCCTGGCTACAGCACAGGCGAGGCGCAGGCTGCCGTGGAGCGTATCGCGGCAGAGACCCTGCCACGTGGCATCGGCTACGAATGGACTGAGCTGACCTATCAGGAAAAGATCGCTGGCAATACCTTGTTCATCATCTTGCCACTGTCAGTGCTACTGGTGTTCCTAGTGCTTGCTGCGCAGTATGAAAGCCTGACCCTACCACTGGCCGTGCTATTGATCGTGCCTATGGGCTTGATGTCAGCGCTGGCTGGTGTATGGCTCACTGGTGGCGATAACAACATCTTTACCCAGGTCAGTCTGGTGGTGTTGATCGGGCTAGCGTGCAAAAACGCGATTCTGATTGTCGAGTTTGCCCGTGAGCTGGAGTTTGAAGGCCGCAAGATCTATGAGGCCGCGATTGAAGCTGCGCGTATGCGGTTACGTCCTATCCTCATGACCTCAATCGCCTTTATTGCAGGTGTGGTGCCATTGGTGCTTTCAACTGGGGCTGGGTCTGAGATGCGTCATGCGATGGGTATCGCGGTATTCGCCGGCATGATAGGCGTGACCATATTTGGCTTGTTCCTTACACCGGTCTTCTACGTGCTGATCCGCACCATGGCCAGCAAGTTTGGGAATTCAGTGCTGAAAGATCATGCGCACCCAGGCACTGCAGCGCATGCCGCGCCTGAAATAAAGGAAGGAATTTAATCATGAAAACACTAAACCTTAGTTTGACTACATTAGCGGCAGCCATGCTGCTGGTGGGTTGCTCTACCACCAAGCCGCCAGAGCGCGTTGATCTGCAGTTGCCTAGCCAGTATCGCGAAGCAGCTAGTCTGGATGGTGCGTGGCAGGTTGCCAAACCATCCGATGATGCAGATCGCGGCCAATGGTGGAAGGTGTTCAACGAGCCAGAACTGAGTAACCTGATTGATGCTGCTACCGATAACAGCCCCAATCTGGCAATCGCACTGGCAAGAGTAAAAGAAGCCCGCGCCAATGCTGGTGTCGTGGATGCAGCTCGCAAGTTTCAGCTGAATGGGGGCTTTGGGCCAACCCGCCAGCGTGACAACAATACTGAACTTAATACGCAATGGCGCGCGCAGGTGAATGCCTCATATGAAGTTGACTTAATTGGTCGGCTGTCAGACCAGAGCCGCGCTGCCAGGCTAGATGCACAGGCCCAAGAAGCCGCTTACCGATCAGTGTTGCTGGCGTTGCAGGCCGATGTTGCGCAGCAGTATTTCACGATTCGTTCGCTAGATTCCGAACAGGAAATTCTGCAAAAGACCATCGCCTTGCGCAAGGACGAATTGCGCTTGGTGCAGCATCGCTATGATGTGGGTGATACCAGTGAGCTTGATCTGGCGAAGGCGCGTACGGAGCTATCGGTAGTGCAAGCAGAAGAAGAGGGCGTCAAGCGCTCTCGCGCGCAGCAAGACCATGCGCTGGCGATATTGCTAGGTAAGGCGCCTGCCGAGTTCACCTTGGCGCCTGCCCCATTGCGAGCCACTACGGTGATCGTGCCCGCAGGTCTGCCATCTGATTTGCTGGAGCGTCGCCCTGACATTGCACAGGCACAGCGCCAATTAGCTGCTGCCAGTGCGCGTGTTGGTGCTGCTAAGGCTGCTTTCTTTCCTAAGTTGGTGCTTACTGGCACCGCAGGCTACCAGTCGAATCAGTTAGAAGATTTATTCAAATGGTCGAGCCGTAGCTGGCTATTGGGCCCGTTGGTCGGCACAGCATTGACCTTGCCGATATTTGATGGCGGTCTGAATAAATCAAATCTGGCGCGTGCGGATGCTGGCTACGAGTTGCAAGTGGCTAATTACAGGCAGCAGGTACTCGTCGGCTTTCAGGAAGTCGAAAATAACTTGAGCGCCTTGCGCACGCTGGATAGCCAGATCGGGTTCTTGAATGCTGGGATAGATTCTTCAAAAGTTGCAGAGCACTTGGCGGATGTGCGCTACAAAAATGGATCGGCAAGCTATTTTGAGGTGATAGATGCCCAACGTACCCGTCTCTCAGCTGAACGCTCACAGATACAAAGTGCTGGTGAACGTTCTGTAGCCTCAGTCGGATTGATTCGTGCTCTGGGCGGTGGTTGGCAGTAAATAATATTTGTTGTTAAAGCTCGTGCAATAACCCCCAACGATGGCTGCTTATCGTTGGGGGGTTATTGCATTCCACGATTGCTTTATCAGTCATGGAATGCACCGTTTTAAGACAAAAATATCAAATCTGCACGCATTTAGCGTGAGTAAAAAAAGCTGTAGCTGAAGTGCAATTCGGGATAAAGTAGAGGCATATTTACTCACCGAAAATTTGCTAGTTTTCATGCGCCTATTACAGACCATCGCTCTAACTTCTTCTCTACTGTTTTTGCTTGCCGGCTGCTCCGGCCACTACCATCCCTTAGCCCTTGATAAAAAAGTAAAACTGGTCGCTGAACTGATTGATCATGCACCAGAGTGCCAGGCATTTAAAGATCGCCTGGCCGACCCATCGATTGATGATGATGGTGTTGATGCTGTTTTTGCCGAAGCTACCAAGGCACATTGCATTCAAAAGCATGTATAGGCTTAACAGCCGCTATTTAAGTTGTGCCCGATTCTTGCTAGCTTTTATTGAGCGCAATGCTTAATTGGTTAAATAGAACAATAAAACGTGTCTTTTTCAGGTGTTGGCCACTAATGGTTAGCGCTTACTATAAAACTGGGAATTTAAAAATAACCGTCAATATCCATCAAATCATCACTGGGGTCTTACTATGACTGCTCATGCGAATAAAGACATCACCAGGCCGAACGTCTATTTTGATAGCCGATTTGGTCTTGATGCCGCCAAAATTCTGCCAGGCCAGTATTACGCCACCCAGAGAAATATGTTGTTGGTCACCGTGACAGGGGCATGTATCACCGCCTGTATTCGAGATAAAGTAAGTGGAATAGGGGGCATGAACAATTACATGCTGCCTGATGAAGATACCGTGAATTTTAAGAGTGAGGTCTATGGCATCAAGGCCATGGATACACTGATTAATGATCTTATTCAGATGGGCGCAGCCCCAGAAAACCTTGAAGCCAAGGTGTTTGGTGCAAGCAACATGCTGAATGATGCCCAATCCATTGCCGCCGCCGCGCGCAATACCCAGTTTGTATTTGATTACCTCAAAACCAGAAACATCCAGGTGGTTGCTACAGATGTGCAGGATGTATATCCCCGCAAGATCTATTTCTTTGTTAATACGGGCAAGGTCATGGTTAAGAAACTGCGCAACATGCATAACGAAACTATTATCAACCGTGAATCTGAATACACACAGCGCTTTGCCTTAGCGCAATTTAATCGTGCTGAGCATCTGCTTGCGCACACTCCGTCACAGCATGAGGTTTTTGATATCCAATTTGATACCATTGACGCAGAAGTCATGTAAAGTCTTGTTTTGTTGAGCTGAACTATTGTTACCAAGCGATTTGAATGAGTAGAGCAACACTCTGGCTTTGAAGTCATTAAATCATCCATCGTAACGTGAGATCACAGGCTGAATGAAATTCCCAGATATCCCAAGTAACGAAGTGGAAAGACTAGCAGCGCTAAAAAGAATGGATATTCTTGATAGTGCGTCAGAGGTTGGCTTTGACTTGTTGACAGAAATGGCAGCAGAACTGCTTCAGTTGCCTATTGCGCTCGTTACCATCGTTGATAGCAAACGTAACTGGTTTAAGTCTCGAGTCGGCATAGAAGGTTCGGAAGCGCCGCGTGATGTCTCTTTTTGCGCCCATGCTATCTTACAGACATCCCCCATGATTATTGAAGATGCTTTGCTCGACGAGCGGTTTTCAGATAATCCATCAGTGACAGCAGCACCGCATGTCCGGTTTTATGCTGGATTTCCTCTGGCCTCAGTTGAAGGCCATAACGTCGGGACGTTCTGTGTTGTTGATAATCACCCGCGCACTTTAAGTGCATCAGAGCTCCGCCAGATGGTCCGATTAGCGCAACTTGCTCAAGTTGCCTTGCAAACACGTGAGCTTGCCAGCAAAAATCTAGCTTTGAACACGTCTATATTAGAAACCTTCTCTCTGTTTGAGAATACTTTTAATCTCGCTGCGGTAGGTTTGATTCATACCGCACCTACAGGCCAGTTACTTCGTGTTAACCCTAAAGCTTGTGAAATATTGGGCTATGACTCCGACACTCTCACGCATATTAACTTTCAGGACATCACCCATCCCGACGATTTGGATAAAGATTTGGAGTTGTTCGAACGCACATTGAATGGCGAAATTCCTGGCTACCACATGGAAAAGCGATACCTCCATGCAGCAGGCCATTATCTATGGGCGAGTCTTTCTGTGAGGCTGAATCGCGATGCATCTGGTGAACCGCTCTACTTCGTTGCATCCATCGAAGATATTTCACATGTTAAGCGGCTTGAGGCGCGGATTATCGAAGAGCGTGATGCGCTACAGGATGAGGTCAAAATCCAGATTAAAGGCTTGCAGGAAGCTAATCGCCAATTAGTGCAAGATGCAAAGTTGCTGACTGCTGCAAAAGAATTGATTGATCTCAGTGAGCAACGCATCAAACTGATTATTGATAATGTGCCTGCCAGGATTGGATTTTGGGATAAAAAACTGATTAATCAGTTTGCCAACAAGGTCTATGAAGACTGGTTTAATTTGCCCGCCCCCGATATTTATGGCAAACACCTGCGTGACTTTATGGATGAAGATACTTACAAGCAGAGGCAGCCCTATATCAAGGCGGTGCTTAAAGGTAAGCCGCAGCACTTTGATGATGCCACTCCAGGTCGAGATGGCAATCTACTCTATAGCGAAATTTCCTATATTCCGGCACTTGAGAAGGGTGAAGTCACAGGTTTCTTTCTCTTTGGGCAGGATGTAACCGCACGTAAACGTGCTGAAGAAGCCATGCGGCAAAGTGAGCAGCATTATCGCCAGCTCTTTCAGAACATGCTTGGCGGCTACGCCTATTGCCAGATGTTATTTGAAGACGGTAAGCCCGTCGATTTCGTCTATATCAATATCAACGATAAATTTGAGCCGCTCACAGGCTTAAAGGATGTAGTCGGGCGCAAAGTAAGTGAGTTGGTGCCTGGCATCCGCGAATCAAGCCCCGAAATATTCGAGACTTATGGTCGTGTTATCAAAACTAAAGTTGCTGAGCGTTTCGATGTATATATTGATGCGATGGACATGTGGTTCTCAGTGTCAGTCCATAGTACGGAAGGCGATTACTTTGTCACAGTCTTCGAGAACATTACCGAACGAAAAATACTTGATGAGAAGCTGCGACATCAAGCCAACGTTGATTACCTGACCAATATAGCGAATCGTCGTGCCTTTATCAGGCAAGGTGAGGTAGAGGTTGCCCGTGCCTTGCGCTATGGCAACCCACTTTCTGTCGCCATGCTGGATATCGATTACTTTAAAAAAGTGAACGATACCTACGGCCACAAAACAGGCGATCTGGTA
This genomic window from Methyloradius palustris contains:
- a CDS encoding efflux RND transporter permease subunit; amino-acid sequence: MNISKFFVDRPIFAGVLSVIIFIGGLISMFNLPISEYPEVVPPSVIVKAQFPGANPQTIAETVATPIEEQINGVEGMLYMASQATSDGLMTLTITFKLGTPPDLAQQLVQNRVNQALPRLPEEVQRLGVTTVKSSPDLTMVVHLLSPNGRYDMTYLRNYALLNVKDRLARIEGVGQVELFGAGDYSMRIWLDPRKVAERKLTANDVVTAIRQQNVDVAAGVIGSSPSVPGTDYQISVNARGRLVSVEEFENVVIRTSSDGVVTRLKDVARVELGASEYALRSLLDNKSAVAIPIFQAPGSNALQISDNVRKTMAELQKDMPEGLEYHIVYDPTQFVKSSIHAVIHTLLIAVLLVVLVVIVFLQTWRASIIPLLAVPVSVIGTFAVMMGLGFSINTLSLFGLVLAIGIVVDDAIVVVENVERNIENGLTPKEATYKAMREVSGPIVAIALTLSAVFVPLAFVSGLTGEFFKQFALTIAISTVISAFNSLTLSPALASILLKSHGAKKDIFQRTIDRLFGWFFKRFNQVFRRGSNSYGAGVTGVLKRKSLMLVIYAVLIAAIVALIHIVPSGFIPGQDKQYLVSFAQLPDAASLDRTEGVIREMSDIALKHPGVESAVAFPGLSINGFTNSPNSGIVFVTLKPFEERTGKDQTGFAIAQQLNQKYGSIKGAFIAVFPPPPVQGLGTIGGFKFQIQDRAALGNVALNDALQAFMAKARAAPELAGMFSSYQINVPQLYADVDRTHAQQLGVSIPDVFDTLQIYLGSLYVNDFNKFGRTYQVRVQADAQFRAHAEDIGLLKTRNNKGDMVPLSSMLKMTQSYGPDRAMRYNGFPAADVNGGAAPGYSTGEAQAAVERIAAETLPRGIGYEWTELTYQEKIAGNTLFIILPLSVLLVFLVLAAQYESLTLPLAVLLIVPMGLMSALAGVWLTGGDNNIFTQVSLVVLIGLACKNAILIVEFARELEFEGRKIYEAAIEAARMRLRPILMTSIAFIAGVVPLVLSTGAGSEMRHAMGIAVFAGMIGVTIFGLFLTPVFYVLIRTMASKFGNSVLKDHAHPGTAAHAAPEIKEGI
- a CDS encoding efflux transporter outer membrane subunit translates to MKTLNLSLTTLAAAMLLVGCSTTKPPERVDLQLPSQYREAASLDGAWQVAKPSDDADRGQWWKVFNEPELSNLIDAATDNSPNLAIALARVKEARANAGVVDAARKFQLNGGFGPTRQRDNNTELNTQWRAQVNASYEVDLIGRLSDQSRAARLDAQAQEAAYRSVLLALQADVAQQYFTIRSLDSEQEILQKTIALRKDELRLVQHRYDVGDTSELDLAKARTELSVVQAEEEGVKRSRAQQDHALAILLGKAPAEFTLAPAPLRATTVIVPAGLPSDLLERRPDIAQAQRQLAAASARVGAAKAAFFPKLVLTGTAGYQSNQLEDLFKWSSRSWLLGPLVGTALTLPIFDGGLNKSNLARADAGYELQVANYRQQVLVGFQEVENNLSALRTLDSQIGFLNAGIDSSKVAEHLADVRYKNGSASYFEVIDAQRTRLSAERSQIQSAGERSVASVGLIRALGGGWQ
- the cheD gene encoding chemoreceptor glutamine deamidase CheD, which translates into the protein MTAHANKDITRPNVYFDSRFGLDAAKILPGQYYATQRNMLLVTVTGACITACIRDKVSGIGGMNNYMLPDEDTVNFKSEVYGIKAMDTLINDLIQMGAAPENLEAKVFGASNMLNDAQSIAAAARNTQFVFDYLKTRNIQVVATDVQDVYPRKIYFFVNTGKVMVKKLRNMHNETIINRESEYTQRFALAQFNRAEHLLAHTPSQHEVFDIQFDTIDAEVM
- a CDS encoding diguanylate cyclase, giving the protein MKFPDIPSNEVERLAALKRMDILDSASEVGFDLLTEMAAELLQLPIALVTIVDSKRNWFKSRVGIEGSEAPRDVSFCAHAILQTSPMIIEDALLDERFSDNPSVTAAPHVRFYAGFPLASVEGHNVGTFCVVDNHPRTLSASELRQMVRLAQLAQVALQTRELASKNLALNTSILETFSLFENTFNLAAVGLIHTAPTGQLLRVNPKACEILGYDSDTLTHINFQDITHPDDLDKDLELFERTLNGEIPGYHMEKRYLHAAGHYLWASLSVRLNRDASGEPLYFVASIEDISHVKRLEARIIEERDALQDEVKIQIKGLQEANRQLVQDAKLLTAAKELIDLSEQRIKLIIDNVPARIGFWDKKLINQFANKVYEDWFNLPAPDIYGKHLRDFMDEDTYKQRQPYIKAVLKGKPQHFDDATPGRDGNLLYSEISYIPALEKGEVTGFFLFGQDVTARKRAEEAMRQSEQHYRQLFQNMLGGYAYCQMLFEDGKPVDFVYININDKFEPLTGLKDVVGRKVSELVPGIRESSPEIFETYGRVIKTKVAERFDVYIDAMDMWFSVSVHSTEGDYFVTVFENITERKILDEKLRHQANVDYLTNIANRRAFIRQGEVEVARALRYGNPLSVAMLDIDYFKKVNDTYGHKTGDLVLQELSRICVETLRETDMVARMGGEEFAILFPETDAQHAFEVAERLRDKIEKNELSLESGMPLTFTISIGVITLTKKNVNIDMLLHLADKALYEAKNTGRNKVCTL